The window ACAACCCCGGCCACGACGACGAGGCGAACGACTTCTCCGGCGAGCGCGAGGCCAGCGTGGAGGTCATCCTCGCCAACGAGGACCGCACGCTGGAGCGCTCGCAGGTCGTCAGCGCCGCCGGCACGGAGGACGTCGGCGACGTGGACGAGATCTCCATCCGTCGACGCGTCAAGCAGACCGACGAGGACACCTACTACTCGTACTACTACCTCAACGGTCGCTCGGTGAACCTCGCCGACATCCGCGACCTGCTCGCCCAGGCCGGCGTCACGCCCGAGGGGTACAACGTCGTGATGCAGGGCGACGTGACCGAGATCATCACGATGACCGCGGGCCGGCGCCGCGAGATTATCGACGAGATCGCGGGCGTCGCCGAGTTCGACGCGAAGAAGGCCGACGCGTTCGAGGAACTGGAGACGGTCCAGGAACGTATCGAGGAGGCCGACCTCCGTATCGAGGAGAAGGAGAAACGCCTCGAGGAACTCGAGGACGAACGCGAGACCGCACTGGAGTACCGCGACCTGAAAGAGGAGAAAGCCGAATACGAGGGCTACCTCAAGGCCGCGGAGCTGGAGACGAAGCGGGGCGAGCTGACGGAGACCCGCGAGACCATCGAGGAGACCGAGGCGGAACTCGCGACCCTCCGCGAGGAGCTCGACAGCCGCCAGGGACGGGTCACCCGCCTGGAGGACGAACTCGCCGAGCTCAACCGCGAGATCGAGCGCAAGGGCGAGGACGAGCAGCTCGCCATCAAGCGCGAGATGGAGGAGATCAAGGGCGAGATATCCCGGCTCGAGGACAAGATATCGAACGCCGAGGAGCGCATCGAGGCCGCCGAGAACGAGCGCCGGCAGGCGTTCGTCAAGATCGACCGGAAGAACGAGGAGGTCGACGAGCTGGAGGGGGAGATCCGCCAGCTGAAGGTCCAGAAGTCCTCGCTGAAGGCCGACGCCGTCGAGAAGCAGGAGGCGCTCGACGAGGTCGAGGCCGACATCGAGGCCATCGACACGGAGTACGACGAGCTCCGGGAGAACCTCGCCGCGAAGCGCGAGGAACTGGACGACCTGAAGGACGAGAAGAACGAGCTCCAGCGCGAGCAGGACCGCCTCACCGACGAGGCACGCCGGCGCTCCAACGAGGAGCGCGAGAAGCGCGAGGCCATCGAGGAAGCGGAGGCCGACCTGCCCGAACTGCGCGCCGAGCTGTCCGACCTCGAGACCGAGCGCGAGAAGGCCCAGAAGAACCGCGAGACCATCACGGAGGTCGTCGAGGACCTCAAGACCGAGAAGCGCTCGCTGACCGACGACCTCGACGACGTCGAGGACGAGATCAAGGCCAAGCAGTCCGAGTACGCCGAGCTCGAAGCGAACGCCGGGCAGAGCGGCGATCAGTCCTACGGCCGCGCGGTGACGACCATCCTCAACGCCGGCATGGACGGCGTCCACGGCACCGTCGGGCAACTCGGCGGCGTCCCCGGCGAGTACGCCACCGCGTGTGAGACGGCCGCTGGCGGGCGGCTCGCGCACGTCGTGGTCGACGACGACGGCGTCGGGCAGCGCGGCATCGAGCACCTGAAATCCCGAGGGGCGGGCCGGGCGACCTTCCTTCCCATCACCCAGATGGACGACCGCTCGCTCCCGAGCGCCCCGAGCCAGCCCGGCGTGGTCGACTTCGCGTACAACCTCGTCGACTTCGATTCGCACTACTCGGGTATCTTCTCGTACGTGCTGGGCGACACGCTCGTCGTCGAGGACATCGAGACGGCACGGGACCTGATGGGCCAGTACCGCCTGGTGACGCTCGACGGCGAACTCGTCGAGAAGAGCGGCGCGATGACCGGCGGCTCCTCGTCGGGCTCGCGCTACTCGTTCACCAAGAGCGGCAAGGGCCGCATCGAGCGCGTCGCCGAGCGCATCAACGAGCTGGAGGACCAGCGCCGCGACCTCCGCGAGGAGATCCGCGACGTGGAGGACCGGCTCGAGGACGCCCGGGACCGCCAGTCGAACGCCGCCGAGCAGGTCCGGGACGTGGAGAACGAGATCGACCGCGTGGAGGGCGAGATAGCGGACACCGAATCGCGCGTCGAGCGGCTCGAATCGGAACTCGCGGACATCGAAGAGCAGCGCGAGGCGGTCTCGGAGGAGATGGACGAACTCGAGGAGACCATCGCCGCGAAGACCGCCGAAATCGAGTCCGTTCAGGCCGGAATCGCCGAACTCGAGACGGAGCTCGAGGAGTCCGAAATCGCCGAGCTGAACGCCGAGGCCGACGAACTCCGCGGGGAGATATCGGACCTCGAGGACCGGATGGACGACATCGACGGCGACCTGAACCAGCTCCAGCTGGAGAAGCAGTACGCCGAGAACGAGATCGACGACCTCCACGACACCATCGAGGACGCCCAGAACCGGAAGGCCGAGGCCGAGGACGCCGTCGAGGAGCTGGAGGAGAACATCGACGAGCAGGAGGAACTGCTCGCGGAGAAGGAGGCGGCCGTCGCCGAACTCGAGGAAGAGCTCGCGGACCTGAAGGAGGAGCGCGAGGACCTCAAGGACGAGTTGCGGGCGGCCCGGCAAGAACGCGACGCACAGAAGGACGCCGTCTCGTCGGTCGAGTCCGACCTCTCGGAGCTGGAGGGCGAGGCCGAGCGCCTCGAGTGGGAGGTCGACGAACTCGAGGACGAGGTCGGCGACTACGACGCCGAGGAGATTCCCGACCACGGCTTCGTCAAGGGGCAGATAACGAAGCTGGAGAACCAGATGGCCGAGCTGGAGCCGGTCAACATGCGCGCCATCGACCAGTACGACACGGTCCAGGACGCCCTCGAGGACCTGCAGGAGAAACGCGAGGTGCTGCAGGAGGAGGCCGACGGCATCCGCGAGCGCATCGAGGGCTACGAGGAGCGCAAACGCGAGGTGTTCATGGAGGCCTACGAGGGCATCAACGACCACTTCCAGCGCATCTTCGCGAAGCTGTCGGACGGCTCGGGTGAGCTCCACCTCGAGAACCGCGAGGACCCGTTCGACGGCGGCCTGACGATGAAGGCCCAGCCACGGGACAAGCCGGTCCAGCGGCTCGCGGCCATGTCCGGCGGCGAGAAGTCGCTGACTGCGCTGGCGTTCATCTTTGCCATCCAGCGGTTCAACCCGGCGCCGTTCTACGCGCTGGACGAGGTCGACGCCTTCCTCGACGCCGCGAACGCCGAGATGGTCGGGGAGATGGTCGACGAACTCGCCGGCGACGCGCAGTTCATCGTCGTCTCGCACCGCGCCGCGCTGCTGGAGCGCTCCGAGCGCGCCATCGGCGTGATGATGCAGGACGACAACGTCTCGGCCGTCACCGGCATCGATCTCTCCGAGGAGGGACCGGACAGCGACGAGGAGGTGGTCGCGGATGACTGACGGGTGGTCGATATGAGCGACGACGACATCCCGCTGAACATCGCGGGCCACGAGGACCGGACGCCACCGGGCGAGGCCGACGACGGGGACGAGGCGAGCGACGCGTCCGGCGACCCCGAACCGGGCGAGCCGTCGGTCGACGTGCCCGGCCTCGGCCCCGACGAGTCGGACGACGAGGCCGACACCGACACCGGCTTCGGCGGCTTCTCCGTCGCCGAGGAGGTCGAGGCGGTCGACGAGAGCGACATCGGGGACGACGAGGGCGTCGAGCCGGTCGAGATGCTCGTCCAGCTCGCGGACGAGAACCGCATCGACCCCTGGGACATCGACATCGTCACCGTCACCGACGCGTTCCTCGACCGGCTGGACGGCGCCGACATCCGCACGGGCGGGCGGGCGCTGTTCTACGCGAGCGTCCTCTTGCGGATGAAGAGCGACGCGATGCTCGCCGACGATGACGACGACGCCTGGGAGGCGGACCAGCGCGAGCCCTGGGAGGTCGCGTGGGAGGACGGCCCGGCCGACGCCGAGGGCGCGGCGGGCGACCCGTCGGTCGACCCCATCGCCGGCCTCGAACAGGAGATGGAGCGCCGGCTCGACCGGAAGAACGCCCGCGGGATGCCCCAGACGCTGGACGAACTCGTCCGGGAGCTCCGCGAACGGGAGCGCGAGTCCCGGTGGAAGGAGTCCCGGACCTACGACACCAGCGGCTCACCCAGCGGCTACAGCCGCGGGACCCAGACCCTGGACTACCGCTCGGGCGACGATTTCCGGATGGAGGAGGAGCCGACGGTCGACGACGTGACCGGCACCGCACACGACGAGCACATGGAGGACATCATCACGGAGGTCTACACGGCGCTCCGTGAGCAGTACGACCAGGGCCGTGCCGAGGTGCTGTTCGCCGAGGTGGAGGCGGCCGGCGGCAGCAAGGTCCAGACGTTCCTCGGGCTGCTCTTTCTCGCACACCGTGGCCAGGTACGCCTCGAACAGGACGAGACGTTCGGCGACCTCTGGGTGCAGGACCCCGCCGCCGTGGAAGGGACCGAGGAAGCGGTCGCGGACTGACTGTCACTGGTTCTCACGAAAACTGCTCTTTGTATCTCCGGCTGGTTCTTGTGAGTTCCACCAGTATCGATGAACATGTCACGCGTCGCAGCCCTCTCGACATCGCTTCGTGCGGAACTAGCGACCCTCTCCCCGGCGGCCCGCGGGCTCCTCCTGGGGGTCGCGCTGCTCGTCCTCGAGACGTTCCTCGAACCGTTCGATACGGCGACATCAGGCGTGATCATCCTCGTCGGGGGCGTCGCGCTCGCCGCCGAAGGTCGCGACTGGTGGCCGGACGCCGGCCGATTGCTGGCAGCCGCCGGTGGGGTTCTCGTCCTTGGCAGCCTGCTCGTCCCGTTCTGAACGGCTTAGTCCCCCACCCGCCAGCCCCGCTCCCCGGTCGCGTCGACCGTCGCCCCGTACGCGTGGAGGAACGGGAGTACGCCGCTCGCGCCCGCGGCGAACGCCGCGAAGGTGTTCCGCAGGTCCGCAAGCGCGTCCTCGGGGTCGTCGACACCCGCCACCGCGAGCCCCTCGGTCGTCACGGTGAACGGGGCCGGTGGGGCCTCGATGAACGCCGCCACGGTCTCGTCGGCGGCCTCACGGGCGGCATCGAAGCCGACCTCGTCGGCCTCACGGAGCGGTGCGGTGTCCGTCCAGACGGTCTCCAGATACGACGGCCACTGCGCGAGACACCGATAGATCGAGGGCAGGAACGCCGTTCCGTGGTAGTCCTCGATCGCTCCGACCGCGTCGGGTGCGGCCTCGCGGGCCGCGTCGCTGCCCAGCACGGTCACGCGCGTGCCGCGGTCGGCGTCGAGCCAGCCGGTCGCGGGAGCGGTCGCGGCGTGGTCCTCGCGGGCGCCGTCGAAGCCCTCGGAGAGCGCGTGGTCACAGACCGCGAACAGGGCGGCCAGACGGGGTGCGACGATGTCGAAGGTGGCCAGTTGCCCCCGGAGCGCCGCGAAGTCGGCCGGCGACAGGTCGACATCATCGGGGTCGTACGCGGGGAGGCCGGCGTCGTCGCTGCTGCCGTCAGCCTCCCCCGATTCCAGCGCCCCCAGCACGCGGTCGCGGTACCGGACGGAGAAGTCGGTGAACGCCCGGGTCTGGAACAGTGGCTTCACGCTCGTCCAGAGGCGGCGGGCCGCATGCGGGCGATTGGCGACGAGCGTCCGCCAGATGCTGTTGACGATGGGTGCCCGGAACGTGGACATCACGTCCTCGTAGAGGCCGCGTCGCCAGCCGGTCGCGTCGGCGAGGTGGAGCTGTCGGGTCGGGTCCATACCCGTCCCGCGGGCGCTGGGGGGTAGTGATTATCCCCGGTGCGCGCAGCCGGTGCAGGCCCGTCAGAAGCCCTCGGGGTCGTTGAGGTAGTCGTCGACGAGCAGCTCCAGGGGCTCGCGCGTCTCGACCGGGATGGCCTCGGGCGGCGTGGTAATGGCGCCGGCGAGCGCCGAACCGCAGTCACAGTCCCGCTCGTCGGGGAGGGTCCGGATGGCGCGTTCGAGGACCGCGTTGATGGCGGCCTCGTTGGCCGCGGCGTTCTCCTGGACCTCCGCCAGCGTGACGCCCTCGTCACGCCAGACGTCGTAGTCGGTGACGCCGGTCAGCGTGGCGTAGCAGAGTTCGGCCTCCCGAGCGAGGTTCGCCTCGGGAACGGTGGTCATGCCGATGACGTCCCAGTCGTTCGCCCGGTAGAACTCGCTCTCGGCGCGGGTGGAGAACTGTGGCCCCTCGATGCAGACGTAGGTCCCTCCGTCGGCGAGGTCGGCGTCGGTCGCGTCGGCCGAATCGACGAGATGCTCGCGGGTGTGCGGGCAGTACGGGTCCGCCATGGAGAGGTGCGCGACCACGCCGTCGCCGAAGAAGCTCATCGGACGCTGCTTCGTCCGGTCGAAGTACTGGTCCGGCACCACGAGGGTCCGGGGCGAGAGGTCCTCGCGGAGGCTGCCGACGGCGTTCGTCGAGAGGACGCGCTCGACGCCGACCTGCTTCAGCGCGTGGATGTTCGCCCGATACGGCACCTCCGTCGGGGAGAGCGAGTGGTTGCGGCCGTGCCGCGGGAGGAAGACGACCTCCTCGCCGGCCAGCTCGCCCACCGTGAGCCGACCGCTCGGCTCGCCGAACGGTGTCTCGACGTACTGGGTCGCCTCCTGCTCCAGGTCCAGCGCCTCGTACACCCCGCTGCCACCGATGATTCCGACTGCCATACGTCGGGCTGGGGAGCGGGACGTACTTGATTGTGGGTGGCGGGGAACGGGGAGCACCCTGCGAACAGCCGTCGTGCCGCAGGAATTACCGACCAGTTCGGGAGATTACGGGTATATCGCCCGGATTCGGGAGGAATCCGGGACTGCAGTCGCCTACTCCCACCAGTCGCTCCGGCGCTCGGAGTAGGACGCGCTCTCGCGGAGTGGCTCGGGGTACTCCCCGCCCTCCAGTCCGAAACCGACGCCGAGCCAGCGGCCGACGTGCCAGCCGACGGCCTCGGTGTCGAGGTCGGTGACGGTGATCTCCAGCCGGGTGTACCACTCGCGGGCGCCATCGCCGTCGGGGTCCGTCCCGAGGAGGTAGCCACACGACCCCGACGAGGTCGAGCAGGGCGACTCGTCGGTCGCGCGGATGGTGATATCGGCGGCGCTCCGGTTGTCCGTCAGGACGAACGAGACGTTCTCCGGGACGGTGCCGTCGGCACCGTCGGCGAAGTAACCCAGCGCCCCGTCGACCTGCCGGCGGGCCTCGTCGCGCTCGCTCGGCGGGAGCGTCGACACGTCGACGTACACCGAGAGCGTCTCCGACCGCCAGGGGAGCGCCCGCTCGCTCGCATCCGTCTGTGGCGGCGTGGTCAGCGTCGAGGACGCCTGCATCACGGATTCAGGGGCGTCGCCGTGGTTCAGCCCGAGCGAGTGGCCGAGCTCGTGTTTCAGCACCTGGACCGTCGATTCGTCGGAGAAGCCGGTCCTGACCTCGACGCTGACGGGTGGGTCGAACTGGCCGGGCTTCGTGATGACCGGCGCACAGCCCGCGGCGTGCTCCTCGGTCCCGCACGCGGCGACCGACTCGACGAACGTGACCCGCACGTCCGGGTCGGACTCGTTCGCGACGAGCCGGTACTCGATGGGGTAGCCCGCGTACTGCTCGCTGTTGGCCTCCCAGTAGTCGAGCGCCTGACGGACGAGCGGCGTGAAATCGCGCGACTCGTTGGCCGACCC of the Haloglomus salinum genome contains:
- the smc gene encoding chromosome segregation protein SMC; this encodes MHIKELVLDDFKSFGRKTRIPFYQDFTTISGPNGSGKSNIIDAVLFALGLARTSGIRADKLTDLIYNPGHDDEANDFSGEREASVEVILANEDRTLERSQVVSAAGTEDVGDVDEISIRRRVKQTDEDTYYSYYYLNGRSVNLADIRDLLAQAGVTPEGYNVVMQGDVTEIITMTAGRRREIIDEIAGVAEFDAKKADAFEELETVQERIEEADLRIEEKEKRLEELEDERETALEYRDLKEEKAEYEGYLKAAELETKRGELTETRETIEETEAELATLREELDSRQGRVTRLEDELAELNREIERKGEDEQLAIKREMEEIKGEISRLEDKISNAEERIEAAENERRQAFVKIDRKNEEVDELEGEIRQLKVQKSSLKADAVEKQEALDEVEADIEAIDTEYDELRENLAAKREELDDLKDEKNELQREQDRLTDEARRRSNEEREKREAIEEAEADLPELRAELSDLETEREKAQKNRETITEVVEDLKTEKRSLTDDLDDVEDEIKAKQSEYAELEANAGQSGDQSYGRAVTTILNAGMDGVHGTVGQLGGVPGEYATACETAAGGRLAHVVVDDDGVGQRGIEHLKSRGAGRATFLPITQMDDRSLPSAPSQPGVVDFAYNLVDFDSHYSGIFSYVLGDTLVVEDIETARDLMGQYRLVTLDGELVEKSGAMTGGSSSGSRYSFTKSGKGRIERVAERINELEDQRRDLREEIRDVEDRLEDARDRQSNAAEQVRDVENEIDRVEGEIADTESRVERLESELADIEEQREAVSEEMDELEETIAAKTAEIESVQAGIAELETELEESEIAELNAEADELRGEISDLEDRMDDIDGDLNQLQLEKQYAENEIDDLHDTIEDAQNRKAEAEDAVEELEENIDEQEELLAEKEAAVAELEEELADLKEEREDLKDELRAARQERDAQKDAVSSVESDLSELEGEAERLEWEVDELEDEVGDYDAEEIPDHGFVKGQITKLENQMAELEPVNMRAIDQYDTVQDALEDLQEKREVLQEEADGIRERIEGYEERKREVFMEAYEGINDHFQRIFAKLSDGSGELHLENREDPFDGGLTMKAQPRDKPVQRLAAMSGGEKSLTALAFIFAIQRFNPAPFYALDEVDAFLDAANAEMVGEMVDELAGDAQFIVVSHRAALLERSERAIGVMMQDDNVSAVTGIDLSEEGPDSDEEVVADD
- a CDS encoding segregation/condensation protein A, producing the protein MSDDDIPLNIAGHEDRTPPGEADDGDEASDASGDPEPGEPSVDVPGLGPDESDDEADTDTGFGGFSVAEEVEAVDESDIGDDEGVEPVEMLVQLADENRIDPWDIDIVTVTDAFLDRLDGADIRTGGRALFYASVLLRMKSDAMLADDDDDAWEADQREPWEVAWEDGPADAEGAAGDPSVDPIAGLEQEMERRLDRKNARGMPQTLDELVRELRERERESRWKESRTYDTSGSPSGYSRGTQTLDYRSGDDFRMEEEPTVDDVTGTAHDEHMEDIITEVYTALREQYDQGRAEVLFAEVEAAGGSKVQTFLGLLFLAHRGQVRLEQDETFGDLWVQDPAAVEGTEEAVAD
- a CDS encoding halocarboxylic acid dehydrogenase DehI family protein — protein: MDPTRQLHLADATGWRRGLYEDVMSTFRAPIVNSIWRTLVANRPHAARRLWTSVKPLFQTRAFTDFSVRYRDRVLGALESGEADGSSDDAGLPAYDPDDVDLSPADFAALRGQLATFDIVAPRLAALFAVCDHALSEGFDGAREDHAATAPATGWLDADRGTRVTVLGSDAAREAAPDAVGAIEDYHGTAFLPSIYRCLAQWPSYLETVWTDTAPLREADEVGFDAAREAADETVAAFIEAPPAPFTVTTEGLAVAGVDDPEDALADLRNTFAAFAAGASGVLPFLHAYGATVDATGERGWRVGD
- the mtnP gene encoding S-methyl-5'-thioadenosine phosphorylase; translation: MAVGIIGGSGVYEALDLEQEATQYVETPFGEPSGRLTVGELAGEEVVFLPRHGRNHSLSPTEVPYRANIHALKQVGVERVLSTNAVGSLREDLSPRTLVVPDQYFDRTKQRPMSFFGDGVVAHLSMADPYCPHTREHLVDSADATDADLADGGTYVCIEGPQFSTRAESEFYRANDWDVIGMTTVPEANLAREAELCYATLTGVTDYDVWRDEGVTLAEVQENAAANEAAINAVLERAIRTLPDERDCDCGSALAGAITTPPEAIPVETREPLELLVDDYLNDPEGF
- a CDS encoding matrixin family metalloprotease, translating into MRKRAVPFLVAALLVLSGCTLGPGGPSLDDGGGDPVWTGDEDNPYRQETLTVAVVGSANESRDFTPLVRQALDYWEANSEQYAGYPIEYRLVANESDPDVRVTFVESVAACGTEEHAAGCAPVITKPGQFDPPVSVEVRTGFSDESTVQVLKHELGHSLGLNHGDAPESVMQASSTLTTPPQTDASERALPWRSETLSVYVDVSTLPPSERDEARRQVDGALGYFADGADGTVPENVSFVLTDNRSAADITIRATDESPCSTSSGSCGYLLGTDPDGDGAREWYTRLEITVTDLDTEAVGWHVGRWLGVGFGLEGGEYPEPLRESASYSERRSDWWE